A window from Diachasmimorpha longicaudata isolate KC_UGA_2023 chromosome 5, iyDiaLong2, whole genome shotgun sequence encodes these proteins:
- the LOC135162455 gene encoding transmembrane protein 50A, whose amino-acid sequence MATCLENIQMPSCMWFEAGEKRNALMSMLAGTLFFTGWWFVIDAHAKYHTDMATAYHVCGVLGTLSLFMVNSVTNAQIRDDAYNGGCMGVRGPWIWLFVGFVVGFFAVIAACWILFADFVAKDAPHHWPGIAIFMQNIFIFLGSLTYKFGRSEDQWN is encoded by the exons atggcAACGTGTTTGGAGAACATCCAAATGCCTTCCTGCATGTGGTTCGAAGCTGGGGAAAAGCGAAATGCACTCATGTCGATGCTTGCTGGAACTCTG TTTTTCACGGGCTGGTGGTTTGTCATTGACGCTCACGCCAAGTACCACACAGATATGGCCACTGCTTATCACGTTTGTGGAGTTTTGGGAACTTTATCACTTTTTAT GGTGAACTCAGTGACGAATGCCCAGATTAGAGATGATGCTTACAACGGTGGATGTATGGGTGTCAGAGGGCCTTGGATCTGGCTCTTTGTCGGATTTGTTGTGGGATTTTTTGCTGTCATTGCTGCATGTTGGATTTTATTCGCTGATTTCGTTGCGAAGG ATGCTCCACACCACTGGCCAGGAATCGCCATTTTCATGCAAAATATCTTCATCTTTCTTGGTTCCTTGACTTACAAATTCGGCAGATCCGAGGATCAATGGAACTGA
- the LOC135162450 gene encoding trimeric intracellular cation channel type 1B.1, which yields MDAEAFLDMANQVIKLKMFPYFDVAHDVLCALQVREDLGPGAQAFSRKHPLSCWLSTMLVVFAGGMLCNGLLGEPILAPLKNTQQVLLATAVWYFIFYMPWDIGYKVAKFLPVKIVCSAMKEIYRCKKVYDGVTHAAKLYPNAYLIMILIGTLKGNGAGFTKLFERLIRGVWTPTAMEFMQPSVYTKASLVASIIFVLDKKTDFISAPHALVYFGIVIFFVYFKLSSILLNIHDPFVPFENLFCNLFLGGLFDWMAKFSGRGTAKDEKADAKKTN from the exons ATGGATGCAGAGGCATTCCTGGACATGGCCAATCAGgtcattaaattgaaaatgtttcCTTATTTCGATGTTGCACATGATGTACTGTGCGCACTGCAAGTTAGAGAGGATTTGGGACCCG GCGCTCAAGCATTCTCGCGGAAACATCCGTTGTCATGCTGGCTCTCAACGATGCTCGTGGTATTCGCTGGAGGAATGTTATGTAATGGATTACTTGGAGAACCTATACTTGCGCCCTTAAAAAATACCCAACAAGTATTGTTAGCAACTGCTGTCTG gtattttattttctacatgCCATGGGATATCGGATACAAAGTAGCTAAATTTCTTCCAGTTAAAATTGTTTGCTCTGCGATGAAAGAGATCTATAG ATGTAAAAAAGTGTACGATGGTGTCACACATGCTGCCAAACTCTACCCCAACGCGTACCTTATTATGATATTAATTGGAACACTTAAag GAAACGGAGCTGGCTTCACGAAACTTTTTGAACGTCTGATTCGAGGAGTCTGGACTCCAACAGCAATGGAGTTTATGCAACCCAGCGT CTATACCAAAGCATCCCTCGTtgcttcaattattttcgtaTTGGACAAAAAGACTGACTTCATTTCAGCACCtcatgcactcgtgtactttgGAATTGTCATATTTTTCGTCTACTTCAAG CTATCCTCAATTCTTCTAAATATTCACGACCCCTTCGTACCATTCGAGAACTTGTTCTGTAATTTATTCTTGGGTGGATTATTCGACTGGATGGCTAAATTCTCTGGTCGTGGGACCGCCAAGGACGAGAAAGCTGATGCCAAAAAAACTAATTGA
- the LOC135162452 gene encoding activator of basal transcription 1-like — protein MSNKETSCQSMSQDDIQSMDNVRETSTSTKRLQIAKQRKKLGIIYLSNIPKYMNVTTVREIFSKYGEVGRVYLQLGCTADDKKKDGEKPKKKKKEASRYFTEGWVEFERKKIAKYVAATLNNTQISTRKKSKFFDIIWNIKYLPRFKWIHLSERLAYEKAVHKQRLTAEIAQAKREVNFFSYNVDRSKKLKTKEKKGEKTNFVMPEVKQRDTDMEIRKRKNGNTDENRTQFLMSLFS, from the exons ATGTCAAATAAAGAGACGTCATGCCAGTCAATGTCTCAGGATGATATTCAGAGTATGGATAATGTCCGTGAAACTAGCACTTCAACAAAGAGACTCCAAATTGCCAAGCAGAGGAAAAAGCTcggaatcatttatttatctaacATTCCAAAATACATGAATGTCACAACTGTGCGGGAAATTTTCTCAAAGTACGGTGAAGTTGGGAGAGTTTATTTACAGTTGGGGTGCACTGCAG acgataaaaaaaaggacGGAGAAAaaccgaagaaaaaaaagaaagaggcCTCAAGGTACTTTACTGAGGGCTGGGTTGaatttgaaaggaaaaaaattgcgaaataCGTAGCAGCAACTCTGAACAACACACAGATATCCACCAGAAAGAAGAGTAAATTTTTTGACATTATCTGGAACATAAAATATcttcccag ATTCAAATGGATTCACTTGAGCGAACGTTTGGCCTACGAAAAAGCTGTTCATAAGCAGAGGTTAACTGCCGAAATAGCTCAAGCCAAGCGAGAGGTCAATTTCTTCTCTTACAATGTGGACAgaagtaaaaaattgaagaccAAGGAAAAGAAAGGAGAAAAGACGAATTTTGTTATGCCTGAAGTCAAGCAGAGGGATACGGACATGGAAATCAGGAAGAGAAAGAATGGGAATACGGATGAGAACCGCACACAGTTTCTCATGTCCCTTTTCAGTTGA
- the LOC135162454 gene encoding uncharacterized protein LOC135162454 isoform X2: MLKNIEIKAVLKNVVVAHSRAKELSHSSGSIFKQTDTFFKTPQGRLKLRCFENGTGVLIYYERSDTLGPKLSDYSLVELANEKACEELKKILDKVNGTVGVVEKTRHLYIVGQSRIHVDKVTGLGDFLEIEVVLEEHQSVEEGQVICNDLLAKLQISNDDLLATAYVDLLEEKKKTKNEDVMPVNVSG, translated from the exons ATGTTAAAGAACATTGAGATCAAAGCAGTGTTGAAAAATGTTGTCGTAGCTCACTCAAGGGCCAAAGAGCTGAGCCACAGCTCTGGTTCAATCTTTAAACAGACGGACACGTTTTTTAAAACACCCCAAGGACGCTTAAAGCTCAGATGCTTTGAG AATGGTACTGGTGTATTAATTTACTACGAACGTTCGGACACGCTAGGGCCCAAACTTTCAGATTATTCGCTTGTGGAATTAGCCAACGAAAAAGCATGCGAAGAACTGAAGAAGATATTAGACAAGGTGAATGGAACAGTTGGAGTTGTGGAGAAGACGAGACACCTGTACATTGTAGGACAGTCAAGGATTCATGTTGACAAGGTTACTGGATTGGGTGATTTTCTAGAAATCGAG GTCGTCTTGGAAGAGCATCAGAGTGTAGAGGAGGGTCAAGTAATTTGTAATGATCTCTTGGCTAAACTGCAAATCTCCAATGATGATTTATTGGCGACAGCTTACGTGGATTTgcttgaggagaaaaaaaaaacaaaaaatga AGACGTCATGCCAGTCAATGTCTCAGGATGA
- the LOC135162454 gene encoding uncharacterized protein LOC135162454 isoform X1 has product MLKNIEIKAVLKNVVVAHSRAKELSHSSGSIFKQTDTFFKTPQGRLKLRCFENGTGVLIYYERSDTLGPKLSDYSLVELANEKACEELKKILDKVNGTVGVVEKTRHLYIVGQSRIHVDKVTGLGDFLEIEVVLEEHQSVEEGQVICNDLLAKLQISNDDLLATAYVDLLEEKKKTKNEVFRNDTTIFN; this is encoded by the exons ATGTTAAAGAACATTGAGATCAAAGCAGTGTTGAAAAATGTTGTCGTAGCTCACTCAAGGGCCAAAGAGCTGAGCCACAGCTCTGGTTCAATCTTTAAACAGACGGACACGTTTTTTAAAACACCCCAAGGACGCTTAAAGCTCAGATGCTTTGAG AATGGTACTGGTGTATTAATTTACTACGAACGTTCGGACACGCTAGGGCCCAAACTTTCAGATTATTCGCTTGTGGAATTAGCCAACGAAAAAGCATGCGAAGAACTGAAGAAGATATTAGACAAGGTGAATGGAACAGTTGGAGTTGTGGAGAAGACGAGACACCTGTACATTGTAGGACAGTCAAGGATTCATGTTGACAAGGTTACTGGATTGGGTGATTTTCTAGAAATCGAG GTCGTCTTGGAAGAGCATCAGAGTGTAGAGGAGGGTCAAGTAATTTGTAATGATCTCTTGGCTAAACTGCAAATCTCCAATGATGATTTATTGGCGACAGCTTACGTGGATTTgcttgaggagaaaaaaaaaacaaaaaatga AGTTTTCAGAAACGACACCACCATTTTTAACTAA
- the Fzr gene encoding fizzy-related protein homolog isoform X2 yields MFHHEYEKRLLKPCNEGKRDSQLTAMSPSYLSPTKSTNNSYDRFIPTRSGNNWYTTFSMISENSRSGLVPKKTRENGEGSRDGIAYSSLLKNELLGANIEDVKSQSEERGIYSVLQGRNLFKYTTPTKDRTLLDQSSPYSLSPLSAKSQKLLRSPRKTTRKISRIPFKVLDAPELQDDFYLNLVDWSSQNVLSVGLGSCVYLWSACTSQVTRLCDLSGDGNSVTSVAWNERGNLVAVGTHVGYIQVWDVAVNKQVAKLQGHSARVGALAWNGEVLSSGSRDRLILQRDVRTPCIVGERRLGAHRQEVCGLKWSPDNQYLASGGNDNRLYVWNLHSLSPVQTYTEHLAAVKAIAWSPHHHGLLASGGGTADRCIRFWNTLTGQPMQCVDTGSQSTLSCYVTGWRSYCHWRWR; encoded by the exons ATGTTTCACCACGAGTACGAAAAACGTCTCTTGAAACCCTGCAACGAGGGAAAAAGAGACTCTCAGTTGACTGCCATGTCCCCCAGCTATTTATCACCAACAAAGTCGACGAACAACAGTTACGATCGTTTTATTCCAACGCGTTCCGGTAATAATTGGTACACGACATTTTCCATGATCTCGGAGAACAGTCGTAGTGGACTGGTGCCGAAAAAAACTCGTGAAAATGGCGAGGGTAGTCGCGATGGCATAGCATATTCGAGTCTTCTGAAGAATGAGTTACTGGGGGCAAATATCGAAGATGTCAAGAGCCAGTCTGAAGAGCGAGGGATATATTCAGTCCTCCAGGGTAGGAATTTGTTCAAATACACGACACCCACCAAGGACAGAACATTGTTGGACCAGAGCAGTCCGTATTCTCTGTCGCCATTGAGTGCCAAGAGCCAGAAGCTTTTGAGGTCACCCCGAAAGACGACACGAAAAATATCAAGAATTCCCTTCAAGGTTCTCGATGCACCCGAATTACAGGATGACTTCTACTTGAATCTAGTGGACTGGTCGTCGCAGAATGTACTTAGTGTTGGCCTCGGGAGTTGTGTGTACTTGTGGTCGGCGTGCACCAGTCAAGTTACTAGACTCTGTGATCTGTCTGGTGATGGTAACTCTGTGACTTCAGTCGCCTGGAATGAGAGGGGAAATTTAGTAGCTGTTGGAACACATGTGGGCTATATTCAGGTTTGGGATGTTGCGGTTAACAAGCAG GTTGCCAAACTGCAGGGCCACAGTGCTCGCGTAGGAGCATTAGCGTGGAATGGTGAAGTGCTGTCATCGGGGAGCCGTGATCGATTGATTCTCCAGCGAGACGTGAGGACACCGTGCATCGTGGGAGAGAGAAGGCTAGGGGCACACAGGCAGGAGGTCTGCGGTCTAAAATGGTCGCCAGACAATCAGTATCTGGCCTCTGGGGGTAACGACAATCGTTTGTATGTGTGGAATCTTCACTCGTTGTCACCAGTTCAAACCTACACCGAACATCTCGCTGCGGTCAAGGCCATTGCCTGGTCACCCCATCACCATGGACTGCTCGCCTCTGGCGGAGGGACTGCTGATCGCTGCATCAGATTCTGGAATACACTCACTGGCCAGCCTATGCAGTGTGTCGACACTGGATCTCAA AGTACTTTATCTTGCTATGTCACCGGATGGAGAAGCTATTGTCACTGGCGCTGGAGATGA
- the Fzr gene encoding fizzy-related protein homolog isoform X1, with amino-acid sequence MFHHEYEKRLLKPCNEGKRDSQLTAMSPSYLSPTKSTNNSYDRFIPTRSGNNWYTTFSMISENSRSGLVPKKTRENGEGSRDGIAYSSLLKNELLGANIEDVKSQSEERGIYSVLQGRNLFKYTTPTKDRTLLDQSSPYSLSPLSAKSQKLLRSPRKTTRKISRIPFKVLDAPELQDDFYLNLVDWSSQNVLSVGLGSCVYLWSACTSQVTRLCDLSGDGNSVTSVAWNERGNLVAVGTHVGYIQVWDVAVNKQVAKLQGHSARVGALAWNGEVLSSGSRDRLILQRDVRTPCIVGERRLGAHRQEVCGLKWSPDNQYLASGGNDNRLYVWNLHSLSPVQTYTEHLAAVKAIAWSPHHHGLLASGGGTADRCIRFWNTLTGQPMQCVDTGSQVCNLAWSKHSSELVSTHGYSQNQILVWKYPSLTQVAKLTGHSYRVLYLAMSPDGEAIVTGAGDETLRFWNVFSKARSQKENKSGLNLFTSIR; translated from the exons ATGTTTCACCACGAGTACGAAAAACGTCTCTTGAAACCCTGCAACGAGGGAAAAAGAGACTCTCAGTTGACTGCCATGTCCCCCAGCTATTTATCACCAACAAAGTCGACGAACAACAGTTACGATCGTTTTATTCCAACGCGTTCCGGTAATAATTGGTACACGACATTTTCCATGATCTCGGAGAACAGTCGTAGTGGACTGGTGCCGAAAAAAACTCGTGAAAATGGCGAGGGTAGTCGCGATGGCATAGCATATTCGAGTCTTCTGAAGAATGAGTTACTGGGGGCAAATATCGAAGATGTCAAGAGCCAGTCTGAAGAGCGAGGGATATATTCAGTCCTCCAGGGTAGGAATTTGTTCAAATACACGACACCCACCAAGGACAGAACATTGTTGGACCAGAGCAGTCCGTATTCTCTGTCGCCATTGAGTGCCAAGAGCCAGAAGCTTTTGAGGTCACCCCGAAAGACGACACGAAAAATATCAAGAATTCCCTTCAAGGTTCTCGATGCACCCGAATTACAGGATGACTTCTACTTGAATCTAGTGGACTGGTCGTCGCAGAATGTACTTAGTGTTGGCCTCGGGAGTTGTGTGTACTTGTGGTCGGCGTGCACCAGTCAAGTTACTAGACTCTGTGATCTGTCTGGTGATGGTAACTCTGTGACTTCAGTCGCCTGGAATGAGAGGGGAAATTTAGTAGCTGTTGGAACACATGTGGGCTATATTCAGGTTTGGGATGTTGCGGTTAACAAGCAG GTTGCCAAACTGCAGGGCCACAGTGCTCGCGTAGGAGCATTAGCGTGGAATGGTGAAGTGCTGTCATCGGGGAGCCGTGATCGATTGATTCTCCAGCGAGACGTGAGGACACCGTGCATCGTGGGAGAGAGAAGGCTAGGGGCACACAGGCAGGAGGTCTGCGGTCTAAAATGGTCGCCAGACAATCAGTATCTGGCCTCTGGGGGTAACGACAATCGTTTGTATGTGTGGAATCTTCACTCGTTGTCACCAGTTCAAACCTACACCGAACATCTCGCTGCGGTCAAGGCCATTGCCTGGTCACCCCATCACCATGGACTGCTCGCCTCTGGCGGAGGGACTGCTGATCGCTGCATCAGATTCTGGAATACACTCACTGGCCAGCCTATGCAGTGTGTCGACACTGGATCTCAAGTATGCAATTTAGCTTGGTCTAAACATAGCTCTGAACTCGTCAGCACACATGGGTATTCCCAGAATCAAATTCTTGTCTGGAAGTACCCGAGCTTGACGCAGGTTGCCAAACTCACTGGACATTCTTATAGAGTACTTTATCTTGCTATGTCACCGGATGGAGAAGCTATTGTCACTGGCGCTGGAGATGAGACACTCAGGTTTTGGAATGTTTTCAGTAAAGCCAGAAGTCAGAAGGAGAACAAGTCTGGCCTCAATCTTTTTACTTCGATTCGGTga
- the LOC135162444 gene encoding nucleolar protein 58, translating to MLVLFETPAGYAIFKLLDENKLAKTENLYHDFETPEAASKLLKLKHFEKFADTTEALAATTAAVEGKLCKSLKKMLKKHCSEVQEQLAVADAKLGNAIKDKLSLSCVSNNSIQELMRCIRSQMDSLLAGLPKKEMTAMALGLAHSLSRYKLKFSPDKIDTMIIQAVCLLDDLDKELNNYVMRCREWYGWHFPELGKLITDNVAFVKTVKIIGTRENTIKSDLSDILPEDVEEKVKEAAEISMGTEISDDDILNIQHLCDQVIEISQYRAQLYDYLKTRMMAMAPNLTVLVGELVGARLISHAGSLINLAKHPASTVQILGAEKALFRALKTKRDTPKYGLIYHAQLVGQSSTKNKGKMSRMLAAKAALATRVDALGEDGSFDLGAEHKAKLEARLRLLEEGNLKRISGTGKAKAKFEKYQTKSEFVQYPVAGDSTIGVKRPFEEETKPMIEEIKAEPEDNVEVPRKKKKKNRQNEGEAEIKMEVEEASTSVEDEKKKKKKKKKQEDLEESMEMEAEESQESTDPKKKKKKKKMQEIEAAQETNEIVEAPTSEKKKKKKKKSQSSD from the exons ATGTTGGTGTTATTCGAGACCCCGGCAGGCTACGCAATTTTCAAG CTATTAGATGAAAACAAATTGGCGAAGACTGAAAATCTTTATCATGATTTCGAGACACCGGAGGCTGCCAGTAAACT CCTCAAACTCAAGCACTTCGAGAAATTCGCAGACACAACAGAAGCTCTTGCGGCAACGACTGCAGCAGTGGAGGGAAAGCTCTGCAAATCCTTGAAGAAGATGTTAAAAAAACACTGCAGCGAAGTCCAAGAGCAGTTGGCAGTAGCGGATGCCAAGCTCGGTAACGCTATAAAGGACAAGTTGAGTCTATCCTGTGTGAGCAACAACTCGATCCAGGAGCTGATGCGCTGTATACGAAGCCAGATGGACAGTTTGTTGGCAGGTCTTCCCAAGAAGGAGATGACGGCTATGGCCCTAGGTCTCGCACACAGTCTTTCTCGTTATAAACTCAAATTCTCACCGGATAAAATCGACACAATGATCATTCAAGCAGTTTGTCTCCTGGACGATCTGGACAAAGAACTGAACAATTATGTGATGAG ATGCAGGGAGTGGTACGGCTGGCATTTTCCGGAATTGGGAAAGCTGATAACTGACAACGTGGCATTTGTCAAAACCGTCAAGATCATTGGGACCAGAGAGAACACAATCAAGTCAGATCTTTCAGACATTCTTCCTGAGGACGTTGAGGAGAAGGTGAAGGAGGCTGCGGAGATTTCCATGGGAACAGAAATATCAGACGACGATATATTGAACATTCAACATTTGTGCGACCAGGTAATCGAGATATCTCAGTACAGAGCACAACTTTATGACTACTTGAAGACCAGGATGATGGCAATGGCGCCCAATTTGACGGTTCTCGTTGGTGAATTGGTTGGAGCTCGTCTGATATCCCATGCCGGATCTCTCATCAATCTGGCCAAACATCCAGCTTCGACTGTGCAGATTCTAGGAGCGGAAAAGGCATTGTTCAGGGCATTGAAGACAAAAAGAGATACACCCAAGTATGGATTGATCTATCACGCTCAACTAGTTGGTCAGAGCTCTACCAAAAACAAGGGCAAGATGTCAAGGATGCTGGCTGCCAAGGCTGCACTGGCGACAAGAGTAGATGCCCTTGGGGAGGACGGCAGCTTCGATCTTGGCGCTGAACACAAAGCGAAACTGGAGGCGAGACTTAGACTCTTGGAGGAGGGTAACTTGAAAAGGATCAGTGGGACTGGAAAAGCTAAAGCAAAGTTTGAGAAATATCAGACTAAGAGTGAATTTGTACAGTATCCGGTAGCTGGGGACTCGACCATTGGTGTTAAGAGGCCCTTTGAAGAGGAGACAAAACCCATGATTGAAGAAATCAAGGCTGAGCCTGAGGATAATGTGGAAGTGCCcaggaagaagaagaagaagaacagGCAGAACGAAGGAGAAGCCGAGATTAAAATGGAGGTGGAGGAAGCTTCAACTTCCGTAGAGgatgagaagaagaagaagaagaagaagaagaagcagGAGGATCTAGAGGAGAGTATGGAAATGGAAGCTGAGGAGAGCCAGGAAAGCACag ACcctaaaaaaaagaagaagaagaagaagatgcAGGAGATCGAGGCAGCTCAAGAGACAAACGAGATAGTCGAGGCCCCGACTAgtgagaagaagaagaagaaaaagaagaaatcaCAATCGAGCGATTGA
- the LOC135162448 gene encoding meiotic recombination protein SPO11 isoform X1: MTKTTTKYTDHVINIPLTPTSAYRKALIDRLENLALVIMRQIMARQLPKIHTSYSNTMLRPSMECDDDNENDLSNATATYAEEIHSHEIGVDGGIKQEGRCVVDFSLKRGKIKLILMMTIAAKAHKLLIANEYQTKRAVYYEFKGGPLRSFIEQQSITDGIINNVAKIMECNTWELGFIATAKGLVSGALQLTLQTREIIDCEVPGGVLIPQITSPIISLKSSATSLVIIEKDAVFQRLLEEDCTHKMNCILVTGKGYPDAATRKFVKMLIEFLGIEAYILVDADPHGIDIMCVYKYGSSALSWENKYLACPTIKWIGIYPSEVSKLHLQKIPLTRADLIKLRGLQSRRYLDNNLREELDYLYNGKTEIEGMAEISFLFLTSLYFPTKI; encoded by the exons ATGACGAAAACAACTACCAAATACACCGATCACGTAATAAATATTCCCCTGACACCTACTTCGGCGTACAG GAAAGCGTTGATAGATCGACTGGAAAATTTGGCACTCGTGATAATGAGGCAAATAATGGCTAGACAATTGCCAAAAATTCATACATCCTATTCAAACACAATGCTTCGGCCATCGATGGAATGCGATGATGACAATGAAAACGATTTGAGTAATGCGACAGCTACCTACGCCGAGGAGATCCATTCACACGAAATCGGGGTGGATGGAGGAATCAAACAGGAGGGAAGATGCGTTGTAGATTTTTCACTcaaaaggggaaaaataaagttGATCCTTATGATGACAATTGCCGCCAAAGCGCACAAGTTACTCATTGCTAATGAATATCAGACTAAGAGGGCTGTGTATTATGAATTCAAGGGTGGACCTCTGAGGAGCTTTATCGAGCAACAGAGCATTACTGATGGCATTATTAATAATGTCGCTAAAATTATGGAGTGTAATACTTGGGAGCTAG GTTTTATAGCGACCGCGAAAGGGCTGGTATCAGGCGCTTTACAATTGACGCTCCAAACAAGAGAGATTATCGATTGTGAAGTACCTGGAGGCGTGTTGATTCCACAAATTACGTCTCCCATAATATCACTCAAATCATCCGCCACTTCGCTAGTTATCATTGAAAAGGACGCTGTTTTTCAAAGACTACTCGAAGAGGATTGCACTCACAAGATGAACTGCATTCTCGTTACCGGAAAGGGATATCCCGATGCAGCGACGAGAAAATTTGTCAAAATGTTGATTGAGTTCCTCGGGATTGAGGCGTATATTCTGGTTGATGCAGATCCTCACGGGATCGATATCATGTGTGTATATAA ATATGGATCTTCGGCATTGTCATGGGAGAATAAATATCTTGCCTGTCCAACAATCAAGTGGATTGGCATCTACCCATCAGAAGTATCAAAATTACATCTACAAAAAATCCCACTGACCCGCGCGGATTTAATCAAATTAAGAGGCCTACAGAGTAGAAGGTACTTGGACAATAATTTACGGGAGGAATTGGATTATTTGTACAACGGAAAAACCGAAATCGAAGGAATGGCAGAAATTTCATTCCTTTTCCTAACGTCTCTATATTTTCCAACTaagatataa
- the LOC135162448 gene encoding meiotic recombination protein SPO11 isoform X2 — translation MTKTTTKYTDHVINIPLTPTSAYRKALIDRLENLALVIMRQIMARQLPKIHTSYSNTMLRPSMECDDDNENDLSNATATYAEEIHSHEIGVDGGIKQEGRCVVDFSLKRGKIKLILMMTIAAKAHKLLIANEYQTKRAVYYEFKGGPLRSFIEQQSITDGIINNVAKIMECNTWELGFIATAKGLVSGALQLTLQTREIIDCEVPGGVLIPQITSPIISLKSSATSLVIIEKDAVFQRLLEEDCTHKMNCILVTGKGYPDAATRKFVKMLIEFLGIEAYILVDADPHGIDIMCVYK, via the exons ATGACGAAAACAACTACCAAATACACCGATCACGTAATAAATATTCCCCTGACACCTACTTCGGCGTACAG GAAAGCGTTGATAGATCGACTGGAAAATTTGGCACTCGTGATAATGAGGCAAATAATGGCTAGACAATTGCCAAAAATTCATACATCCTATTCAAACACAATGCTTCGGCCATCGATGGAATGCGATGATGACAATGAAAACGATTTGAGTAATGCGACAGCTACCTACGCCGAGGAGATCCATTCACACGAAATCGGGGTGGATGGAGGAATCAAACAGGAGGGAAGATGCGTTGTAGATTTTTCACTcaaaaggggaaaaataaagttGATCCTTATGATGACAATTGCCGCCAAAGCGCACAAGTTACTCATTGCTAATGAATATCAGACTAAGAGGGCTGTGTATTATGAATTCAAGGGTGGACCTCTGAGGAGCTTTATCGAGCAACAGAGCATTACTGATGGCATTATTAATAATGTCGCTAAAATTATGGAGTGTAATACTTGGGAGCTAG GTTTTATAGCGACCGCGAAAGGGCTGGTATCAGGCGCTTTACAATTGACGCTCCAAACAAGAGAGATTATCGATTGTGAAGTACCTGGAGGCGTGTTGATTCCACAAATTACGTCTCCCATAATATCACTCAAATCATCCGCCACTTCGCTAGTTATCATTGAAAAGGACGCTGTTTTTCAAAGACTACTCGAAGAGGATTGCACTCACAAGATGAACTGCATTCTCGTTACCGGAAAGGGATATCCCGATGCAGCGACGAGAAAATTTGTCAAAATGTTGATTGAGTTCCTCGGGATTGAGGCGTATATTCTGGTTGATGCAGATCCTCACGGGATCGATATCATGTGTGTATATAAGTGA